A region from the Rosa rugosa chromosome 6, drRosRugo1.1, whole genome shotgun sequence genome encodes:
- the LOC133716218 gene encoding uncharacterized protein LOC133716218, whose product MDDAKGLWAEKLPEVLWAIRKTPTEANGESPFCMSFGTEAVIPVEQEVQSDRVACFDALTNSEGLNLGSDLLEELRERANLRNINNKQRIARYYNARVLPRLLSVGNWVMKERMPTLTGLKATWEGSYEITEAVRPITFYLRGTDGISLPHP is encoded by the coding sequence atggatgatgCCAAGGGCTTATGGGCAGAGAAGTTACCCGAGGTCTTGTGGGCGATCAGAAAGACCCCCACAGAGGCCAATGGCGAGTCCCCTTTCTGCATGTCATTTGGCACTGAGGCGGTGATCCCGGTCGAGCAGGAGGTGCAGAGCGATAGAGTGGCATGCTTCGATGCACTCACCAACTCGGAAGGGTTGAACCTTGGCTCTGACCTCTTGGAAGAGCTCCGAGAGCGAGCCAACCTCCGCAACATCAACAACAAGCAGCGTATCGCCCGATACTACAATGCAAGGGTCTTGCCTCGCCTCCTTTCTGTTGGGAATTGGGTAATGAAAGAAAGGATGCCAACTCTAACAGGGCTGAAAGCCACATGGGAAGGGTCGTACGAGATCACCGAGGCTGTCAGACCCATCACCTTCTATCTGAGGGGTACGGACGGTATTAGTCTCCCACACCCATAG